TCCTAGCGGCACTCGCTACCAGATGAGACAGAAACTCATCTCGATTGGCGATGACTACTGGATCGAGAACGAGTCCGGGGAGCGTGTCTTCAAAGTTGACGGAAAGGCAGTGCGCGTACGGCACACCCTGTTGCTAGAAGATGCTGGCGGCGGCAGTCGGTACAAGATTCAGGAACGGAAGGCCCGGGTCCGTGACACGATGGCCGTGGAAGACAACGCCGGCAATCCGGTAGCCACCGTTCAACAGGCGTTGGTGTCACCGGTCCGAAACCGGTGGACTGTGAAACTGGCTGCTGGCGGTGACTGGAGCGTACAGGGCAACATCGTTGACCACGAGTACTCCATTAGTGGGCCGGATGGACCCGTCGCGGCGGTGTCCAAGAAGTGGTTCCGGGTGCGAGACACCTATGGCGTTGAAGTGTCTCCGGGCCATGACGATGCCCTAGTGCTCGCTGTGACCGTGGTTGTTGACGCCATGACTACTCGCTAGTCCCAGGCCACCGGGCCCTGAACTACTTGGGGCCGAAAGTCTTGCTCTGCTTCTTAGTCTTGAATTTGAGCCCCTTCATGGGCCCCTTTGATTTCCCGTTCTTGCCGCGGGCTTGCACCTTGTACTTCTTGCCGAGCTGCAAGTCCTGATAGACCCACTTCCGGGAGTTGGTCTTCTTCCACTTCTTGAAAACTTCGATGTCGTTGGGCTTGCTGATCCGGACTTGGAACTTCTTAGCAGGCTTCTTGGTCGGTCCTTGCCACTTAACGACGGCCTTGCGATTCTTCTTCTTCCACTTCACGGTCAGGTTCTTCACTTTGCCTGGCTTTGCTTGCGTGGGAGTGACTAATGCGGAACCGGCATTACCGCCGCGCCCGATCTCATTCCAGGCGGCTACGCGGAACTTGTATTCCGCACCATTCTTCAAACCGGTTGCCGTATAGCTGGTGGTGGAATTTCCGGTGTTCGTTACCCGGGTATTCCAGTCGCCGTTGTTCTTCCGCGCTTGCACCCGATAGCCCGTGATCGGCATTCCGCCATCGTCATTCGGTGCCGTCCAGTTCAGCGTCACCTGCTTGTCGCCAGGAACTGCAAAGACATCGGAAGGCTTGCCTGGCTTGAAGCGCTTATAGCTGTAGTTCGTTTGGATGATGTTATTGCTGCCGTCAGAACGCTGCCAGGTGTAGGCAATAGTTTTTCCTTCGCTGGCAACTACTTGCGGGAGGCTAGCGTTTTGACCGGTGGCCGACAGGTCAGCGTTAGTCCATTCCTTGGTGGCGTTGGTGGTGTACCGGGTTTGAACGATGCTGTTGCTGCCGTTGGATCGCTGCCAGGCAAACGCTATGGCCTTACCGTCTGGGCCGACTGCTACGCGGGGATGGCTGGCATCTTGTCCGGTGGCGGAAAGGTCCACGGTGGTCCAGGCGCCGCTCTTGCCGCGGTACCTGCCTTGTACGACGGTGTTGCTGCCATTTGAGCGCAGCCAGGTATAGGCGATGGTGTTTGCGTCGGCGTTGACTGCAAGTTGCGGTGCGGTGGCATCCCCACCGGCGGCTGACAAGTCAGTGATCGTACCCAGACCTGCTGACGCCAACTCGCGTGTTTGCACGATGTTGTTGCTGCCGTTGGATCGCTGCCAGGTGTAGGCGATGGTGCTGCCGTCACTGTTCACGGCTACCTCGGGGTTGTTGGCGTTTTGGCCGGCTGCGGTCAGGTCGGCCGCTGTCCAGTTGGCCCCACCATTGGTGCTGTATTGCGTCTGGGCGATGGTATGGCTGCCGTCAAACCACTCCCAAGTGAAGGCAATAGCGCTGCCGCTGCTGCTGACAGCAACGACGGGTCGCTCGGCGTTTTGGCCGTCATTTGACAGATCCTTCGTCAAGGTCCAGGTGGTCCCACCATCAGTGCTGAGGACGAACTGCACCACCGTCGTAGCAGGAGTGACTTTCTGCTGCGTCCATGCCAGTGCCAGCACTTGGCCGTTGTCAGAGATGGCTAGCCGCGGGTCGCGGGCGCCGACCGCTGACCGTGGTGTTGGGGCAGTCCAAGTCGCACCCGCATCCTTGCTGAACCGGGTCTGGACGATGGGTCCTGCTCCAGCGTCGCTGGTCCAGGTATAAGCGATAGTTTGGCCGTCGCCGCTCATCGCCACGCGGGGCGAGGCAGCGGTCGCGCCACTGGCGGACTGCTGCACCGCATCGGGCCACGTGCCATCGAGGTCGCCGCCGTAGCGGCCCATCGTGGCGGGGTTGGTGCCATCGCTACGTAGCCACGCGTAGGCCAAGGCGCTGCCGTCGTTGCTCATCGCGATTGTTGGGGTTTCCCCATTTTGGCCGCTAGCCGACACGTTCTTGTCCTGCCACAGCACCTTGGCCCCGGCGGTTGGTGGCGCGGCTAGCAGCATCCCGGCCACCAGCGCACCACTGATCAGTGCCATTGCGTTTCGCTTAGTGTGATTCATCGACTTCGCCACCCCTGTAGCCCGCGAACATATACCCGTAGGCCGCCAATCTAACAAGTGATGCTGCTGAAACCGCGCTCCAAGTCGAATAGCGGTCAGACTCGATGGGATGGTTTGATCGGTCGTCGTCCTGCGCCGCAGGTTGGCGGTTGTAGTGGGTTCCCCGAGTTTCGGCCGTGCTTGATGGGGGGACTTCTGGCCCTGGCGGACCGCTCTCCGCTGCTAAGTTGAAGGCGACCAGGAGTAGCGATGCCCGATCCCGACCTAGCTTCACCGCAGTCTTCGCTTCCCGTGCGCGGCAGTGACCTGCCCGGTTGGTATCCGTATGGTCCGGCAGGCCTGGTAGCGAGTTGGGATGGCGAGGCGTGGACTGGCGTGGTGCGTGGTGATGACGAGGTACCTGAACTCCCGCACCAGCGTCGATTCCTACCTTTCGTTCGGCACCTGTGGTTTTGGCTGGCATTGGCTGGCGTCGCGGTGGTATTCGCAGCAGATTCGATCGCTGATAGCACTGGTGCGAGTGACATCGGGTGGGCGTCGGTGCTGGGCTATGCGCTGGCGATGGCTGCGGCTGTGTTGATCTTCACCCGTCACTGGGGCGTGCAACTGCGGCGACTCCCGGAGTCAGTGATGCTGTGGGGCTTGGCATCGGGTCTAGTGGCAATAGGACTAACACTCCTAGCCGAGATCGCCGTGGGGACAGCGGTCGCGCCACACCCGTGGTTGAACGGCTTGAGCGCCGGTCTTATCGAAGAGGTCGCGAAACTGGCCCTACCCGTTGCGCTACTGGCATTCGGTCGTGGTCGGTTTTCAGTACCTCGAATCGGAGTGGTGTTGGCAGCGGTCAGCGGTGCCGTGTTCGGATTTGCGGAAGGTGTGGAGTACCAGTTTTCTCAGAGTGAACTGGTGTTATCCAGCCATCGGGTTTTGGTCGAGTTCTTGCACCCATTCCTGTCGGTACTCGCGGCTTCGGTGATTTGGCTGGCAGCCAGCCGGCGAGGTAGGACCTGCACGGTTGCTGGACTGATCGGGATGTTCGTAGCGGCCGCTATTCATGGACTCAACGACGCTCGAGCTTTTTCCAGCCAACCCGGCGGACAGACAACGCCCGTCTCTGCGATCGATGAAGCAGTCATAGTCTCAGCGATTTTCCTACTTGTCTTGGCTGGCCTCTTTCTGATCGTCAGAGTTGCCGCCCGCGAACTGGTCCCCCCCAGTCGAGTACCTAGCAGCTCACGCGGTTGGCGGCCAAGAATGCACCAATGGGGAGTCCCGAAAGTCTCGCGATCACACTCTGCAAGCTCACAAGTCTCCTAATAGCTGGCGTTAATGAACGGTGCGGCGGTATCGGGGCCAGCTGTCACACCGCGGCGCGTCCTAGAGTTTGACGGTCCAAGCGCTGTGGTGGGGCGTCGACTCGGTAGGCTCGCGATGTGAATCTTCAAGGTAAGAATGCGGTCATCACGGGGGCGTCAAGCGGAATCGGAGCAGCTACCGCCATAGCGATGGCAGCTCGGGGAGCGCATGTCATCTTGATGGCGCGAGGTGCGGCAGCGCTAGAAGTGAAAGCCAAACAGATCCGCGCTGCAGGTGGTCGCGCCAGCGTGTACTCGGTGGATGTGAGTGATCCGGCGGCGGTAACCGCTGTCGCTCGCGAGGTCCAGGCAGAGGTTGGTGCCGTGGATGTGGTGGTGAACAACGCGGGAATAGGTGACTGGCTATTCATCGATGAAACTACTGACGAGGATTTTCAGCAGATGATGGCGGTGCCAGCCTTCGCTGCCTTTTATGTGACCAAAGCGTTCCTCCCGGGAATGGTGGAGCGCGGGAGCGGCCAGATCACCAACGTGAATGGCCCGGGAGCCTACGCACCATGGCCCGGCTCTACCGCGTACGCAATGTCTCGGTGGGCGCTGCGTGGATTCAGTGAAGTGCTGCGGGCAGATTTGCATGGCACCGGCATCAAGGTCACTAGTGTTGTGATGGGACATGTCGACAGCCCCTACTACGACAACAATCCCAGCACGACAGCGCGGATTGCCTCTTTAGACCGGTTGATTCCGACGTTGAGTGAAGAGCAAGCTGGCGAAATTGTCACCAAGGCTAGCGAGCAAGGCAAACACAACGTCTTTGCCCCAGCGATGATCCGAATGCTGATCAACCTGCATCGAATCGCACCATGGCCGCTGCACTGGCTGGTGATCAAGAGCGGAGCATCACGATCCTCGATTGTTCTCCCAGACGATGCTAGTAGGCAATCGGTATAGCCCCCTAGCGGTAGTTGCAGGCCAGCTCGGTTTGCTGCGTCATGTCCCGGCAGTCCCTACGGTGGGATAACGGGTCAAACGACGACTCCCCACGACTGTGGGCACAGGGTAAGAAATCTCGGGAAGGTGGCTCAGTTCGATGATTGCTCTTGAAGAACATCTGATCGTGCCGGATCAAGAGGACTACCTAGATCCCAGTTATGCCCTGGAACAAAAAAAGACTCTGCTGTTGGAGTACGGGCAGCAGCGACTGCGTGACATGGATGCCGGCGGTATTGATATCGCGGTGTTGTCGGCGTTTTCCGATGGGATCCAGGGAATCGACGTCACTGACCCTGGCCTAGGGGATACCCACGATGTCCGGGTGCGGGCGCAGGTTGATATTGCGAGGAAGTGGAACGACGACCTCCGCGACATCGTGGCCACGCAGCCGGAACGCTTCCGGGGGTTTGCGGCACTGCCGATGGCATCCCCGCAGGACGCTGCCCAAGAGTTTCGTCGATGTGTCACGGAGTTGGGTTTCGTCGGTGCTTTGATCAACGGCGCTGACACCGCTGCAGATGGAAACCCTAACTTCTATGTCGATGACGACTACGACGCGCTGTGGAAAGAGTGCGTGGACTTGGATCGCCCGTTCTACATTCACCCCCGGATGAAAGCGACACCCGACCCTTTCTATGAGGTGGCCAACTGTGAGGTACTGCGCACCTCACCCTGGGGATTCCACGAGAACACAGCTCGGATTGGTATGGCGATGATCGTCAACGGTGTCTTCGACCGTTTCCCAAATCTGAAGATCATCCTGGGGCACATGGGAGAGATCCTGCCGTTTTGGGCCTGGCGGATTGACCACCGACTGCGGATGGAGGGCAAGCCCGAACTGGCCAAGATTCAACACGCACTGGCTAGCAACTTCTATGTGACCATCAGCGGCTTCAATCACACCCCAGCGCTAAGGCATGTCCTAGACGTGATGGGAGTGGATCGGGTGCTGTGCGCTTCCGACTATCCGATGGAGGATCCGGTGGCGATGCGGTCCTGGTTGGATGAAGCCTTGACCGAGTTGGGCCTGACCAGGGCGGAGACCGATCAAATCCGCACTGGCAACGCAAGAGATCTGCTGCATATCTAGGGTTAACTTTGGTGAACTCTTGATCAAAGGTTTGGCGACCGAGACTGTGCCTCGTATAGGGTCAATAGTCATTATTGACGGGCGAGAAACAGGCGGTTAGGCGTGTCCAGTTTCATTGATGGCCTGGTGAGTTTGAATCCGCTGTGGCTCGTCATGCTGATCATCGGTCTGTGCACGTTCTTAGGGCATCAGTTGACCAAGCGAGTTGCGGATGATGACGTTCGAGCGGACCTCTCGGATTCGGCAAACAAACTGCTAGGAGCAACAGCTACCGGGCTTTTTGTGCTTATTGGTTTCACCATCTCTATTCTGTGGAG
This window of the Actinomycetes bacterium genome carries:
- a CDS encoding LURP-one-related family protein produces the protein MGPRDRRQARRGPSGTRYQMRQKLISIGDDYWIENESGERVFKVDGKAVRVRHTLLLEDAGGGSRYKIQERKARVRDTMAVEDNAGNPVATVQQALVSPVRNRWTVKLAAGGDWSVQGNIVDHEYSISGPDGPVAAVSKKWFRVRDTYGVEVSPGHDDALVLAVTVVVDAMTTR
- a CDS encoding fibronectin type III domain-containing protein; protein product: MNHTKRNAMALISGALVAGMLLAAPPTAGAKVLWQDKNVSASGQNGETPTIAMSNDGSALAYAWLRSDGTNPATMGRYGGDLDGTWPDAVQQSASGATAASPRVAMSGDGQTIAYTWTSDAGAGPIVQTRFSKDAGATWTAPTPRSAVGARDPRLAISDNGQVLALAWTQQKVTPATTVVQFVLSTDGGTTWTLTKDLSNDGQNAERPVVAVSSSGSAIAFTWEWFDGSHTIAQTQYSTNGGANWTAADLTAAGQNANNPEVAVNSDGSTIAYTWQRSNGSNNIVQTRELASAGLGTITDLSAAGGDATAPQLAVNADANTIAYTWLRSNGSNTVVQGRYRGKSGAWTTVDLSATGQDASHPRVAVGPDGKAIAFAWQRSNGSNSIVQTRYTTNATKEWTNADLSATGQNASLPQVVASEGKTIAYTWQRSDGSNNIIQTNYSYKRFKPGKPSDVFAVPGDKQVTLNWTAPNDDGGMPITGYRVQARKNNGDWNTRVTNTGNSTTSYTATGLKNGAEYKFRVAAWNEIGRGGNAGSALVTPTQAKPGKVKNLTVKWKKKNRKAVVKWQGPTKKPAKKFQVRISKPNDIEVFKKWKKTNSRKWVYQDLQLGKKYKVQARGKNGKSKGPMKGLKFKTKKQSKTFGPK
- a CDS encoding amidohydrolase family protein, which codes for MIALEEHLIVPDQEDYLDPSYALEQKKTLLLEYGQQRLRDMDAGGIDIAVLSAFSDGIQGIDVTDPGLGDTHDVRVRAQVDIARKWNDDLRDIVATQPERFRGFAALPMASPQDAAQEFRRCVTELGFVGALINGADTAADGNPNFYVDDDYDALWKECVDLDRPFYIHPRMKATPDPFYEVANCEVLRTSPWGFHENTARIGMAMIVNGVFDRFPNLKIILGHMGEILPFWAWRIDHRLRMEGKPELAKIQHALASNFYVTISGFNHTPALRHVLDVMGVDRVLCASDYPMEDPVAMRSWLDEALTELGLTRAETDQIRTGNARDLLHI
- a CDS encoding SDR family NAD(P)-dependent oxidoreductase, coding for MNLQGKNAVITGASSGIGAATAIAMAARGAHVILMARGAAALEVKAKQIRAAGGRASVYSVDVSDPAAVTAVAREVQAEVGAVDVVVNNAGIGDWLFIDETTDEDFQQMMAVPAFAAFYVTKAFLPGMVERGSGQITNVNGPGAYAPWPGSTAYAMSRWALRGFSEVLRADLHGTGIKVTSVVMGHVDSPYYDNNPSTTARIASLDRLIPTLSEEQAGEIVTKASEQGKHNVFAPAMIRMLINLHRIAPWPLHWLVIKSGASRSSIVLPDDASRQSV
- a CDS encoding DUF2510 domain-containing protein, whose amino-acid sequence is MPDPDLASPQSSLPVRGSDLPGWYPYGPAGLVASWDGEAWTGVVRGDDEVPELPHQRRFLPFVRHLWFWLALAGVAVVFAADSIADSTGASDIGWASVLGYALAMAAAVLIFTRHWGVQLRRLPESVMLWGLASGLVAIGLTLLAEIAVGTAVAPHPWLNGLSAGLIEEVAKLALPVALLAFGRGRFSVPRIGVVLAAVSGAVFGFAEGVEYQFSQSELVLSSHRVLVEFLHPFLSVLAASVIWLAASRRGRTCTVAGLIGMFVAAAIHGLNDARAFSSQPGGQTTPVSAIDEAVIVSAIFLLVLAGLFLIVRVAARELVPPSRVPSSSRGWRPRMHQWGVPKVSRSHSASSQVS